A single genomic interval of Koleobacter methoxysyntrophicus harbors:
- a CDS encoding ABC transporter substrate-binding protein, which produces MKRKVLSILIVAIVSVALLAVGCGKKEEPAKPAESEKVEVVKVGAIFPLTGPAASTGVKLKYAIETAEEIINGEHPEIDVPLAKSAGLPNLGGAKIEFIFADHQANPEVARSEAERLIQNEKVVGLIGCYHSSATKPASQVAESFRIPFVAGSSSSAALTERGLKWFTRIAPNDDMETEFFFEYLKYLNEKYNADIKTIGVVYIDNEYGVHAAEMVRKWLKEKYEAEGFELVVDVKYPTNVSNVDTEVQKVKAKNPDAIFHASYIGDITQFVKKYKESNVVPKAVLNYCGGFQDPQFVVNLGKDADYFSGSNACTSALFDKMDALNKINEIYKAKSGVDFDGPSLEDFASAMVIADAINEAGSTDPQKIMDVIKTKEFYAPYFVSGKIQFAENGQNKYSASVMVQLQNGVYEAVWPEEFQTAEPKPAFPAWSER; this is translated from the coding sequence ATGAAGAGAAAGGTTTTAAGCATCCTTATAGTGGCTATTGTTTCGGTAGCCCTACTAGCTGTAGGATGCGGCAAAAAGGAGGAACCAGCAAAACCGGCCGAATCTGAAAAGGTGGAAGTCGTTAAGGTCGGTGCTATTTTCCCGTTGACGGGTCCGGCGGCATCGACGGGGGTTAAACTAAAATATGCCATAGAAACCGCCGAGGAAATTATCAATGGCGAACATCCGGAAATAGATGTGCCCCTTGCCAAGAGTGCCGGATTGCCGAATTTGGGTGGTGCAAAAATAGAATTCATCTTTGCCGACCACCAGGCCAATCCTGAAGTCGCCCGTTCTGAAGCAGAGCGTTTAATCCAGAATGAAAAGGTTGTAGGCTTAATCGGCTGCTACCACAGTTCAGCAACAAAACCCGCAAGCCAGGTGGCTGAAAGCTTCAGGATACCGTTTGTTGCAGGGTCTTCCAGCTCCGCTGCCCTGACGGAGAGGGGGCTGAAATGGTTTACAAGGATCGCACCCAATGATGATATGGAAACTGAGTTCTTCTTTGAATATCTGAAGTACTTAAATGAGAAATATAATGCCGATATCAAGACCATAGGGGTTGTTTACATCGATAACGAGTACGGTGTCCATGCTGCAGAAATGGTCCGCAAGTGGTTAAAAGAAAAATACGAGGCAGAGGGTTTTGAACTGGTTGTCGATGTGAAATACCCTACAAATGTATCGAATGTGGATACAGAGGTTCAGAAAGTAAAGGCTAAAAACCCCGATGCCATATTCCATGCATCATATATAGGGGATATTACCCAGTTTGTTAAGAAGTACAAGGAATCCAATGTGGTTCCGAAGGCTGTTTTAAATTACTGCGGCGGCTTCCAGGACCCCCAGTTTGTTGTTAACCTGGGTAAGGATGCAGACTATTTCTCCGGTTCAAATGCATGCACATCTGCCCTTTTCGATAAAATGGATGCCCTGAATAAGATAAATGAGATCTATAAAGCTAAATCGGGGGTAGATTTTGACGGGCCATCCCTTGAGGACTTCGCATCAGCTATGGTAATTGCCGATGCCATCAATGAAGCGGGCAGCACTGACCCGCAGAAGATAATGGACGTTATAAAGACCAAGGAATTCTATGCACCGTATTTCGTATCAGGCAAGATACAGTTTGCTGAAAACGGTCAAAATAAATATTCCGCCTCTGTTATGGTTCAACTTCAGAATGGCGTATATGAAGCGGTTTGGCCGGAGGAATTCCAGACAGCAGAACCGAAACCCGCATTCCCGGCATGGAGCGAGAGGTAA